In a single window of the Campylobacter iguaniorum genome:
- a CDS encoding PDDEXK family nuclease — MDKVELGSQTAKNGFKNEDFAVATFNAWETNELARAWLLAMGYNLNEIEFVKAQKIKGQFKADIQVSISVQIKLKSLVDIQNIQVKLVSNPRGFNQIDKRWLKSYNEIWQIPQHIYELLALFTGELPPRQGSKNKKRMFVDEFSDSEQNEFLKWFKDNQAMILCDILKGRGQFASEWFLVILRISGDVVKWVLKPINEVINFYNGEVCVSKQGSIKFGKITIQRKGGDGGRDTAKMLQFKINPCLLFDI; from the coding sequence ATGGATAAAGTAGAACTTGGTTCACAAACGGCAAAAAACGGGTTTAAAAATGAAGATTTTGCCGTGGCTACATTTAATGCGTGGGAAACTAATGAGTTGGCTCGTGCGTGGCTTTTGGCAATGGGCTATAATTTAAATGAGATAGAATTTGTTAAAGCTCAAAAGATTAAAGGGCAATTTAAAGCTGATATTCAAGTCTCAATAAGTGTTCAAATAAAGCTAAAGTCTCTTGTCGATATACAAAATATACAAGTTAAATTAGTTTCAAACCCACGAGGCTTTAATCAAATCGATAAAAGGTGGCTCAAAAGTTACAATGAAATTTGGCAAATTCCACAACATATTTATGAGCTTTTAGCACTTTTTACAGGCGAATTACCACCAAGACAAGGTAGTAAAAACAAAAAACGGATGTTTGTAGATGAGTTTAGCGATAGCGAACAAAATGAATTTTTAAAATGGTTTAAAGATAATCAAGCGATGATTTTGTGTGATATTTTAAAAGGACGTGGTCAGTTTGCTAGTGAGTGGTTTTTGGTAATTTTACGAATAAGTGGCGATGTGGTAAAATGGGTTTTAAAACCAATAAATGAAGTAATAAACTTTTATAATGGTGAAGTTTGCGTAAGCAAACAGGGTTCAATCAAATTTGGCAAAATCACAATCCAACGCAAAGGTGGAGATGGTGGCAGAGATACAGCTAAAATGCTACAGTTTAAGATAAATCCGTGTTTATTATTTGACATATAA
- the dcm gene encoding DNA (cytosine-5-)-methyltransferase, whose product MTFIDFCAGIGGGRLGLELNGLKCLAFSEIDKEAINTYTTFYNTKSELNLGDITAINPQNLIDFDILISGFPCQSFSINGKREGLQNQEKGQIIFYIVDILKAKKPSFFILENVKGLVNHDKGRTLKIINELLLDCGYKVSYKVLNSKKFGLAQSRERIYFIGIRNDIEKNFSFDDLVEKQSELKDFLSPKVENKFDKQSPTFVKYINNKYNKNRINLSEILADDFVIVDTRQSDLRIYKDTCPTLRRDRQGILYVFQGELYKLSSIEALKLQGFDKLTNLNDKIVNLKTSDILRQCGNAMSVNVIEAIVKRLING is encoded by the coding sequence ATGACTTTTATAGACTTTTGTGCTGGTATTGGTGGTGGTCGTTTAGGACTTGAGTTAAACGGTTTAAAATGTCTTGCTTTTAGTGAGATTGACAAAGAAGCCATAAATACCTATACTACTTTTTACAATACAAAAAGTGAACTAAATTTGGGTGATATTACAGCGATAAATCCACAAAATTTGATAGATTTTGATATCTTAATAAGTGGTTTTCCCTGCCAAAGTTTTAGTATAAATGGCAAAAGAGAAGGTCTACAAAATCAAGAAAAAGGGCAAATAATCTTTTATATAGTAGATATTTTAAAAGCTAAAAAACCAAGTTTTTTTATACTTGAAAATGTAAAAGGACTTGTAAATCACGATAAAGGTCGGACATTAAAAATCATAAATGAATTGCTTTTAGACTGTGGTTACAAAGTTAGCTACAAAGTATTGAATTCAAAAAAATTTGGATTAGCCCAAAGTAGAGAGCGCATATATTTTATTGGTATTAGGAATGATATTGAAAAGAATTTTAGTTTTGATGATTTGGTAGAAAAGCAATCTGAGTTAAAAGATTTTTTAAGCCCAAAAGTAGAAAATAAATTTGATAAGCAAAGTCCAACTTTTGTAAAATATATAAATAATAAATACAATAAAAATCGTATAAATTTAAGTGAAATCTTAGCAGATGATTTCGTGATAGTCGATACTAGACAGAGTGATTTAAGAATATATAAAGATACTTGTCCTACTCTTAGAAGAGATAGACAGGGGATTTTATATGTATTTCAAGGAGAACTCTATAAATTAAGCAGCATAGAAGCCTTAAAACTGCAAGGTTTTGATAAATTGACAAATTTAAATGACAAAATAGTAAATTTAAAAACTAGCGATATTTTAAGACAATGCGGTAATGCAATGAGTGTAAATGTGATCGAAGCTATAGTAAAAAGGTTGATAAATGGATAA
- the rnhA gene encoding ribonuclease HI, which produces MKTICLFSDGSCLGNPGPGGWAYILEYGNFKKSASGSQKLTTNNQMEIKAVIEGLKALKEPCIVNLYTDSSYVANAINLWLENWIKKGFKNVKNVELWKELCTLLSVHKVSANWVKAHNGHPQNEECDTLARNEAMKVKE; this is translated from the coding sequence GTGAAAACGATATGCCTTTTTAGCGATGGAAGCTGTCTTGGAAACCCAGGACCTGGTGGCTGGGCGTACATACTTGAGTATGGAAATTTCAAAAAATCAGCAAGCGGTTCGCAAAAATTAACGACAAACAATCAAATGGAAATCAAAGCTGTAATAGAAGGGCTAAAAGCACTCAAAGAGCCTTGTATAGTAAATTTATACACAGATAGCTCATACGTGGCAAATGCGATAAATTTGTGGCTTGAAAACTGGATAAAAAAGGGCTTTAAAAACGTAAAAAATGTAGAGCTTTGGAAAGAGCTTTGTACGCTTTTATCAGTACATAAAGTCAGTGCGAACTGGGTCAAGGCCCACAACGGACATCCGCAAAATGAAGAGTGCGACACGCTAGCAAGAAACGAAGCAATGAAGGTAAAAGAATGA
- a CDS encoding tetratricopeptide repeat protein, protein MGYRDPIFGVIVLFGVLLLVAVLSYVWGILGAKDEKHNIEKFVKKFEKTTGLSDEHKKLLLELGIDVSSLGILASTFSKSGDFDKAISVYLIALSKVKDKKQREFLLVNLGKIYLKAGFLKRASDVFLEALKLSPRNDEALRFLSVVYEKLKMYENCLEALDALDEQGAEVGAEVAYTKALIVCSQKMEFAKKIDEILKLSSEFPLLKRVALEQFIKNHEPLSGLKEFPSLNQSIDTVFWLNEAVNLGDDEFKALFKAKGLIDDEVEIKDFNLSVLNSAKKSGINATLSFNFFCNECKTTYPLFFYRCPNCARLGSVKISTQVTKESSENDMPF, encoded by the coding sequence GTGGGGTATCGTGACCCTATTTTTGGCGTGATTGTTCTTTTTGGCGTGCTTCTTTTAGTGGCTGTTTTGAGCTATGTTTGGGGCATTTTGGGTGCGAAAGATGAGAAGCACAATATAGAAAAATTTGTCAAAAAATTTGAAAAAACAACGGGTCTTAGCGACGAGCACAAAAAGCTACTTTTGGAGCTTGGCATAGATGTGAGTTCTCTTGGGATTTTGGCATCAACCTTTTCTAAAAGTGGGGATTTTGATAAAGCCATAAGCGTGTATTTGATAGCTTTAAGCAAGGTAAAAGACAAAAAGCAAAGAGAGTTTTTGCTGGTAAATTTGGGTAAAATTTATCTAAAAGCTGGATTTTTGAAGCGAGCTAGCGATGTGTTTTTGGAGGCTTTAAAGCTAAGCCCTAGAAACGATGAGGCTCTTAGATTTTTAAGCGTGGTTTATGAAAAGCTAAAAATGTATGAAAACTGCCTTGAGGCACTTGACGCTCTTGATGAGCAAGGCGCTGAAGTGGGCGCTGAAGTGGCATATACAAAGGCTCTCATCGTCTGCTCACAAAAAATGGAATTTGCCAAAAAAATAGATGAGATTTTAAAGCTCAGCTCTGAATTTCCACTTTTAAAAAGAGTGGCTTTGGAGCAGTTTATTAAAAATCACGAGCCACTAAGTGGCTTAAAAGAGTTCCCAAGTCTAAATCAGTCTATAGACACTGTTTTTTGGCTAAATGAAGCTGTAAATTTGGGTGACGATGAGTTTAAGGCACTGTTTAAAGCAAAAGGGCTTATAGATGATGAAGTGGAGATCAAAGATTTCAACCTAAGCGTCTTAAATAGCGCCAAAAAAAGCGGCATAAACGCAACTCTTAGCTTTAACTTTTTTTGCAATGAATGCAAGACGACTTATCCGCTATTTTTCTACAGATGTCCAAACTGCGCTAGGCTTGGAAGCGTGAAAATAAGCACTCAAGTAACAAAGGAGAGTAGTGAAAACGATATGCCTTTTTAG
- the dnaG gene encoding DNA primase → MIEPSSIENLLNTVDIVDVVGNYLPLKKSGRDFVCVCPFHNDKNPSMHVSSSKGIFHCFSCKAGGNSIKFIMDYEKLSYPEAIEKLANMYNFTLSYTTSKNEVVYDKKILENLNLHYKSLIYKNKEALDYLHQRKITDALIEKFELGWAGDNQNTLNLLQNLNIDPKEALNVGVVKQNETGLYASFINRITFPIYNHLGKIVGFGGRTISNNPAKYVNSPQSAIFDKSKLFYAYDKAKNEIFSKNEIIICEGYMDCIMLHSAGISNAVAVLGVALTEKHIPLLKRGDIKVVLCYDSDEAGVNAAFKSSKLLAQNEIDGRVVLISGEKDPADMVANGKSVELKTMLSGGVELGEFYIKTLIKTLNPKTPLETAKALENVQEFTKSLNEIVANSYTPLVASLLGLDPSSFMLGNGKFRYKRQERKPETSTPKKDLLELAILKNMLASDKFFELGKSELSADMFLSHPEIYTAVVGAKNPNNPCIRELELSDNLEIYAGLDEFKKALNILKSSFCDKAIKLLASSNDEQKYEKIAKLQNLKKQLKGI, encoded by the coding sequence ATGATAGAACCAAGTAGCATAGAAAATTTACTAAATACCGTTGATATAGTCGATGTCGTGGGCAACTATTTGCCACTGAAAAAATCAGGGCGAGATTTCGTGTGCGTATGTCCGTTTCACAATGACAAAAACCCGTCCATGCACGTAAGCTCATCAAAAGGGATATTTCACTGTTTTTCTTGCAAGGCTGGCGGAAATAGTATCAAATTTATCATGGATTATGAAAAATTAAGCTACCCTGAAGCCATCGAAAAACTAGCAAATATGTACAACTTCACGCTCTCATACACGACTAGCAAAAACGAAGTCGTATACGACAAAAAAATACTAGAAAATCTAAATTTACACTACAAAAGTTTGATTTACAAAAATAAAGAAGCACTTGATTATCTTCATCAGCGTAAAATCACAGACGCTTTGATAGAAAAATTTGAGCTTGGCTGGGCAGGAGATAACCAAAACACACTAAATTTACTCCAAAATCTAAACATAGACCCAAAAGAAGCCCTAAACGTCGGCGTAGTCAAACAAAACGAAACCGGACTTTACGCAAGCTTCATCAACCGCATAACATTTCCTATCTACAATCATCTTGGCAAAATCGTAGGCTTTGGAGGTCGCACGATAAGTAATAATCCTGCCAAATACGTCAATAGCCCACAATCAGCGATCTTTGACAAATCCAAGCTATTTTACGCTTATGACAAAGCCAAAAACGAGATTTTTAGCAAAAATGAGATAATCATCTGCGAAGGCTACATGGACTGCATAATGCTCCATAGCGCTGGTATTAGCAACGCTGTAGCTGTGCTGGGCGTGGCTCTGACTGAGAAGCATATTCCGCTTTTAAAGCGTGGCGATATCAAGGTCGTTTTGTGCTACGATAGCGATGAAGCGGGCGTAAATGCGGCGTTTAAAAGCTCAAAGCTTCTAGCCCAAAATGAAATAGACGGCAGAGTTGTTTTAATAAGTGGTGAAAAAGATCCAGCCGACATGGTAGCAAACGGTAAGTCTGTAGAGCTCAAAACCATGCTTAGTGGCGGCGTGGAGCTTGGAGAGTTTTATATAAAAACCCTTATCAAAACGCTAAATCCAAAAACTCCATTAGAGACCGCAAAAGCCCTTGAAAACGTGCAGGAATTCACAAAAAGCCTAAATGAAATCGTGGCGAACTCTTATACTCCACTTGTCGCCTCACTTCTTGGGCTTGATCCATCAAGTTTCATGCTTGGAAATGGCAAATTTAGATACAAAAGGCAAGAGAGAAAACCTGAGACTTCAACACCCAAAAAAGACCTTTTGGAGCTTGCAATACTAAAAAATATGTTAGCTAGCGATAAGTTTTTCGAGCTTGGCAAGAGTGAGCTAAGTGCGGATATGTTTTTATCTCATCCTGAGATTTACACAGCAGTTGTGGGGGCAAAAAATCCAAATAATCCTTGCATTAGAGAGCTTGAGCTAAGCGATAATTTAGAAATTTACGCAGGGCTTGATGAGTTCAAAAAAGCTCTAAATATCCTAAAATCTAGCTTTTGCGATAAGGCTATAAAGCTCCTTGCAAGCAGCAATGATGAGCAAAAATACGAAAAAATCGCCAAGCTTCAAAATCTCAAAAAACAACTAAAAGGAATCTAA
- a CDS encoding argininosuccinate synthase: protein MKRKKCLALFSGGLDSMLAIRLISDQNIAVHALNIDIGFGGDKDKFELMKRRAAMAGASFEVINMRSKYLQDVLFSPKFGYGKQFNPCIDCHGFMFRTVISMLEHYGADFVISGEVVGQRPMSQRNDAMVHVKNLALDSDDIVLRPLCAKLLKPTKPEREGWVDREKLLGLNGRGRSPQLALAKEFGFEDYESPAGGCLYTMESFSNRIRDFIKFDKEMSEDDLQSLRYGRHLRLPNGAKMIIGRDESDNLALEALNLDKMNSINFDLIGAHSFISKYANDDDLTLGARLALTYTKCEKGVKHTATIGQKELEIEPFESKNAAAEFFIK, encoded by the coding sequence ATGAAACGTAAAAAATGCCTTGCGCTTTTTAGCGGTGGGCTTGATAGTATGCTGGCAATTAGGCTCATAAGCGACCAAAATATAGCCGTCCATGCCCTAAATATCGACATCGGCTTTGGTGGCGATAAGGATAAATTTGAGCTGATGAAAAGACGCGCAGCTATGGCTGGAGCTAGTTTTGAAGTGATTAATATGAGAAGCAAATACCTCCAAGACGTGCTTTTTAGCCCCAAATTTGGCTATGGAAAGCAGTTTAATCCTTGCATTGACTGTCATGGATTTATGTTTCGCACGGTTATTTCTATGCTTGAGCATTACGGCGCTGATTTTGTCATAAGTGGCGAAGTAGTCGGTCAAAGACCAATGAGCCAAAGAAATGACGCTATGGTTCATGTCAAAAATCTAGCCTTAGATAGCGATGATATCGTGCTTCGCCCACTTTGTGCTAAGCTACTTAAACCAACCAAGCCAGAGCGTGAGGGCTGGGTCGATAGAGAAAAACTCCTTGGGCTAAATGGTCGTGGCAGATCGCCCCAACTCGCCCTTGCTAAAGAATTTGGTTTTGAAGACTATGAAAGCCCAGCAGGCGGCTGTCTTTACACAATGGAAAGCTTCTCAAACCGCATTCGCGACTTTATTAAATTTGATAAAGAGATGAGTGAAGACGACTTGCAAAGCCTACGTTATGGTAGACATTTAAGGCTCCCAAATGGCGCTAAAATGATAATCGGTCGCGATGAGAGTGATAATCTCGCCCTTGAAGCGTTAAATTTAGATAAAATGAATAGCATAAACTTTGATCTAATCGGCGCTCATTCATTCATATCAAAATATGCAAACGATGATGATTTGACGCTTGGAGCAAGGCTCGCTCTGACATATACCAAGTGCGAAAAAGGTGTGAAACACACAGCCACAATCGGACAAAAAGAGCTTGAAATAGAGCCATTTGAGAGCAAAAACGCAGCAGCTGAGTTTTTCATCAAATGA
- a CDS encoding radical SAM/SPASM domain-containing protein — protein sequence MSFKKIYIEISDICSCKCSFCPSPMRVEHRGVMSLALFERVLSQVKPLCKRICLHVLGDPLEVKNFKDYADLVAKFRLEIDLVTTGKNLKKDSFALLSSPPFHQISLSLSAFFDENNHFKEDFISNLLAFCDYSVAQKSDVFVNLRVQSEFLLNQNPKMLELFDYLQNHFGLNLQPNLDEIKANFQSQIYPKNTKIRLARKVLLNFKTSFNWKNGDANSSQKRCHALTHQLAILSDGTVVPCCIDCFGVINLGDIKSSNLNEILNSKRALDIKNGFQNGVANEPHCHKCTYPIGVS from the coding sequence ATGAGTTTTAAAAAAATCTATATCGAAATCAGTGATATTTGCTCTTGCAAATGCTCGTTTTGTCCATCGCCTATGAGAGTGGAGCATCGTGGCGTGATGAGTTTAGCACTATTTGAGCGAGTTTTATCTCAAGTAAAGCCACTTTGCAAACGCATTTGTTTGCACGTCTTAGGCGATCCACTTGAGGTGAAAAACTTCAAAGATTACGCTGATTTAGTGGCTAAATTTAGGCTTGAAATCGACCTAGTCACGACTGGCAAAAATCTCAAAAAAGATAGTTTCGCCCTGCTCTCTTCGCCACCATTTCACCAAATTTCACTCTCTTTGAGTGCGTTTTTTGATGAAAATAACCATTTCAAAGAGGATTTCATCTCAAATTTACTTGCGTTTTGCGACTACAGTGTCGCCCAAAAAAGCGATGTTTTTGTAAATTTAAGAGTGCAAAGTGAGTTTTTGCTAAACCAAAACCCAAAAATGCTAGAGCTTTTTGACTACTTACAAAACCATTTTGGATTAAATTTGCAGCCAAATTTAGATGAGATAAAAGCAAATTTCCAAAGCCAAATTTACCCTAAAAACACCAAAATCCGCCTAGCTAGAAAAGTTTTGCTAAACTTCAAAACCTCATTTAACTGGAAAAATGGGGACGCAAACAGCTCACAAAAACGCTGCCACGCACTCACTCATCAACTAGCCATTTTGAGCGACGGGACAGTCGTGCCGTGCTGTATCGACTGCTTTGGCGTGATAAATTTAGGTGATATAAAAAGCTCAAATTTAAACGAAATCCTAAACTCAAAACGAGCCTTAGACATAAAAAATGGCTTCCAAAACGGCGTCGCCAACGAGCCACACTGCCACAAATGCACCTATCCAATCGGCGTAAGTTAA
- a CDS encoding SIMPL domain-containing protein, translating to MENKNNFAFLSISIVTASIILAVGLSGIVQKDSSISVRGLAQREVPADLAVWQMSFSLGDNDLKILQKTILEKTKIAENFLKKYGLNAEDYIVQAPSITDNSINPYMDSERVRYTYIAKVNLLVRTNKIQDIKKAQANSLDLASDGIAISQEYENRISYEFTGLNDIKPAMIAEATKNARAAAAQFAKDSGSQVGKIKKATQGLFSIENAAVGLEDTKSIRVVTQVEYLLK from the coding sequence ATGGAAAACAAAAATAACTTTGCGTTTTTAAGCATTTCGATTGTCACTGCTTCTATCATTTTAGCAGTTGGTCTTAGCGGAATAGTGCAAAAAGACAGTAGCATAAGCGTGCGTGGACTAGCGCAACGTGAGGTGCCAGCAGATTTAGCCGTATGGCAAATGAGCTTTTCTTTGGGAGATAATGACCTAAAAATATTGCAAAAAACCATACTAGAAAAAACCAAAATCGCTGAAAATTTCTTGAAAAAATATGGCTTAAATGCTGAGGATTACATCGTCCAAGCCCCATCTATCACAGATAATTCCATAAATCCATATATGGACTCCGAGAGAGTTCGCTACACTTACATAGCCAAGGTAAATTTGCTAGTGCGAACTAATAAAATCCAAGATATCAAAAAAGCTCAGGCAAACTCGCTCGACCTTGCAAGTGATGGTATCGCAATAAGTCAAGAGTATGAAAACAGGATTTCGTATGAGTTTACTGGGCTTAATGATATAAAACCAGCGATGATAGCCGAAGCGACTAAAAATGCAAGAGCAGCAGCCGCTCAGTTTGCAAAGGATTCAGGAAGCCAGGTCGGTAAGATCAAAAAAGCAACCCAAGGGCTATTTAGTATCGAAAACGCAGCCGTCGGACTAGAAGATACAAAAAGCATAAGAGTCGTCACACAAGTCGAATATCTGCTAAAATAA
- a CDS encoding nitroreductase family protein: MEFYEVLENRRTVRDFSDKEVPDEVLSKILGAGLKAPSNDHLRQLEFVVVRGYENIIKILAPIEGNIASFTKSNVSDLAEVMDKDEYAMFVDAMPKQQRMLMQSNCLVLPFFRQIGSPLLKPKNLSSLNYFASAWASIENIMLGATAEGLACALHIPIMDESEHVKQVVGAPADYELACFLAIGYKSDKAPNLKQKEIKIADKIHKNKW, encoded by the coding sequence ATGGAGTTTTATGAGGTTTTAGAAAACAGAAGAACGGTTAGGGATTTTAGCGATAAAGAAGTGCCTGATGAGGTTTTGAGTAAGATACTTGGTGCTGGCTTAAAAGCACCGTCAAATGACCATTTGAGACAATTAGAGTTTGTAGTCGTGCGTGGATATGAAAATATAATCAAAATTTTAGCGCCCATTGAGGGTAATATCGCTTCTTTTACGAAAAGCAATGTAAGTGATCTAGCTGAAGTTATGGATAAAGATGAGTATGCGATGTTTGTCGATGCTATGCCAAAACAACAACGTATGCTAATGCAGAGCAACTGCTTGGTTTTGCCGTTTTTTAGGCAGATTGGCAGTCCTTTGCTAAAACCAAAAAATCTAAGCTCTTTGAATTATTTCGCGTCGGCTTGGGCGTCGATAGAAAATATAATGCTTGGGGCTACTGCAGAGGGTTTGGCTTGCGCGTTGCATATACCGATCATGGATGAGAGCGAGCATGTCAAACAAGTAGTTGGCGCTCCAGCTGATTATGAATTGGCTTGTTTTTTAGCTATCGGATACAAATCAGACAAAGCACCAAATTTAAAACAAAAAGAGATTAAAATAGCAGACAAAATCCACAAAAATAAATGGTAA
- a CDS encoding MarR family winged helix-turn-helix transcriptional regulator, translating into MKYKGGFLISQIKQLNGRIVAQILAKNNITAFTGAQGRILSVLWKQDNMPIQEIAAKTGLAKTTMTNMLDNMEKLGLISRTFDAKDRRKVLIVLSDEAKALENEYEKMSKEMSDIFYAGFSEPEIKIFEQNLQRILKNLEEKIN; encoded by the coding sequence ATGAAATACAAAGGTGGATTTTTAATTTCACAAATCAAACAGCTTAACGGCAGAATCGTCGCTCAAATTTTAGCTAAAAACAACATCACAGCCTTTACTGGTGCTCAAGGACGGATCCTTTCAGTGCTTTGGAAGCAAGACAATATGCCTATCCAAGAAATAGCTGCAAAAACTGGACTTGCCAAAACAACGATGACAAATATGCTAGATAATATGGAAAAGCTAGGACTTATTTCAAGGACTTTTGATGCTAAAGATAGGCGTAAGGTGCTTATCGTTTTGAGTGATGAGGCAAAGGCGCTAGAAAATGAGTATGAAAAAATGTCAAAAGAGATGAGCGATATATTTTACGCTGGATTTAGCGAGCCTGAGATAAAGATATTTGAGCAAAATTTGCAAAGAATACTAAAAAATCTTGAAGAAAAAATCAACTAA
- a CDS encoding DMT family transporter, whose protein sequence is MRAVFYLILCIVLWSFIPVFTKFAGVSLDHHQYLFYSSIISSLSVLFFALISGDINGLARYKPKTYALLFFLGFLDFFYYLLLYFGYQKAGGLEVLAVQYTWPIFIVILSVILLNERLNSGKIFALGLGFLGTFVVLSKGDLLGFSFSNVSALLIVCLGAFSFALFSVLSKRVAINPQNAVAIYFFSAIIYSFFSVLFFSEFRLPSASEWGFILINGIFLNGISYLFWIKALRELDASFAALFIFVIPVLSAFLLVLFFDEEILKAHLISLALVIVSGILARRK, encoded by the coding sequence ATGAGAGCTGTTTTTTACCTGATTTTATGTATTGTTTTGTGGTCGTTTATACCAGTTTTTACTAAATTTGCTGGTGTGAGCTTGGATCATCATCAATACCTTTTTTATTCGAGCATTATTTCTTCTTTGTCTGTGCTTTTCTTTGCTTTGATAAGTGGCGATATAAATGGGCTTGCGCGGTATAAGCCTAAGACTTATGCTTTGCTATTTTTTCTTGGATTTTTAGACTTTTTTTACTATTTGCTTTTGTACTTTGGCTATCAAAAAGCTGGTGGCTTAGAAGTCCTAGCCGTGCAATACACTTGGCCGATTTTTATCGTGATTTTGTCAGTAATCTTGCTAAATGAAAGGCTAAATTCAGGCAAAATTTTTGCCTTAGGGCTTGGATTTTTAGGTACTTTTGTGGTGCTTAGTAAGGGGGATTTGCTTGGCTTTAGCTTTAGTAACGTGAGTGCTTTGCTGATAGTTTGTTTGGGGGCTTTTAGCTTTGCGCTTTTTTCAGTGCTTAGCAAAAGAGTCGCCATAAATCCGCAAAATGCAGTTGCTATTTACTTTTTTAGTGCGATTATCTATTCATTTTTTAGCGTTTTATTTTTTAGTGAGTTTAGGCTTCCAAGTGCGAGCGAATGGGGATTTATACTTATAAATGGTATATTTTTAAACGGCATTTCATATCTGTTTTGGATAAAAGCTTTGCGCGAATTGGATGCGTCTTTTGCAGCTTTGTTTATCTTCGTGATACCTGTTTTATCGGCGTTTTTGCTTGTTTTGTTTTTTGATGAAGAGATACTAAAAGCCCACCTTATCTCTCTTGCTTTAGTCATTGTATCTGGCATACTAGCTAGACGGAAGTAA
- a CDS encoding Na+/H+ antiporter family protein, whose product MLLTNPVLISVLLMCVLCLMRFNVLLAILISAISAGLISGKGLVETTNLLISGMQGNLETALSYILLGALAAAIGMSNLTPILIHYVGKFISKKSTWFVLSVAFFACFSQNLIPVHIAFIPILIPPLLALMNKIGIDRRAVACALTFGLQAPYVSISVGFGLLFHNILKKELGNNGINVEISDIGSVMWLGGAAMLVGLLLAVFYYRKPRIYGETKEESKDLFEATKDLKMSAKEWSVLGGAVLAFGIQIWSSSLPLGALAGLIFMIIFGGIEYKKMDKVMERGLAMMAFIAFVMLVAAGFGNVIRETGGIAELISFASAVSGGKLGGAIIMLVIGLLVTMGIGTSFGTIPIIAAIYVPLCVSLGFSVPAIILLVGIAAAVGDAGSPASDSTLGPTSGLNADGKHNHIYDTCVPTFIFFNIPLIVCGVVFSLFI is encoded by the coding sequence ATGCTTCTAACAAATCCAGTTTTGATAAGCGTTTTGCTTATGTGTGTTTTGTGTTTGATGCGTTTTAATGTCTTGCTGGCGATTTTGATTTCGGCTATTAGTGCTGGGCTGATCAGTGGCAAGGGCTTGGTAGAGACTACAAATTTACTCATCAGCGGTATGCAAGGCAACCTTGAAACTGCCCTTAGCTACATACTTCTTGGGGCTTTGGCAGCTGCCATTGGTATGAGTAATCTAACGCCGATTTTGATACACTATGTCGGTAAGTTTATCAGCAAAAAATCAACTTGGTTTGTGCTAAGTGTCGCGTTTTTTGCTTGTTTTTCACAAAATTTAATCCCTGTGCATATCGCTTTTATACCTATTCTTATCCCTCCACTTCTTGCTTTGATGAATAAAATCGGCATTGATAGAAGAGCTGTGGCGTGCGCTCTTACTTTTGGGCTTCAAGCTCCGTATGTGAGTATCTCTGTGGGTTTTGGTCTGCTTTTTCACAACATACTCAAAAAAGAGCTTGGTAATAACGGCATAAACGTAGAAATAAGCGATATTGGCTCAGTTATGTGGCTTGGTGGGGCGGCTATGCTTGTGGGCTTGCTTTTGGCTGTGTTTTACTACAGAAAACCACGAATTTACGGTGAAACGAAAGAAGAATCAAAAGATCTTTTTGAAGCGACAAAAGATCTAAAAATGAGTGCGAAAGAGTGGTCTGTGCTAGGTGGCGCGGTGCTTGCTTTTGGTATTCAAATTTGGAGTAGTTCGCTTCCGCTTGGAGCTTTGGCTGGGCTTATTTTTATGATTATTTTCGGTGGTATTGAGTACAAAAAAATGGATAAAGTCATGGAAAGAGGTCTAGCTATGATGGCGTTTATCGCTTTTGTGATGCTTGTGGCTGCCGGATTTGGTAATGTCATCCGCGAAACTGGCGGCATAGCTGAGCTAATAAGCTTCGCAAGTGCAGTGAGCGGTGGCAAGCTTGGCGGGGCGATCATCATGCTAGTGATCGGGCTTTTAGTGACTATGGGTATTGGGACAAGCTTTGGGACTATTCCTATCATCGCAGCGATTTATGTGCCACTTTGCGTGAGTCTTGGATTTAGCGTGCCAGCTATCATCTTGCTTGTGGGTATAGCAGCTGCTGTGGGGGACGCTGGAAGTCCGGCTAGTGATAGCACTCTTGGGCCTACTTCTGGTCTAAATGCGGACGGCAAACACAACCACATTTATGATACTTGTGTGCCTACTTTTATATTTTTCAATATCCCGTTAATCGTGTGTGGCGTGGTATTTTCACTCTTTATCTAA